Within Fusobacterium gonidiaformans ATCC 25563, the genomic segment GTTGTCTTTCCAACTCCACTATGAGTTCCTGCTAATAGAAAAGCCTTCATACTTCTTCTCCTTTTTTTAATACTTCTTGTATGGCTTTGAGGACTCTATTATTAGAAATCCTATCTTTTACAGCTAATCTTATATAATATTCGTTTAAGAACGGAAAATTAGAGGCATCTCTCACTAAGATTCCTTTTTCTATCATAGCTGCTTGAAATTCTCTCGCTTCTTTGGAAAGCAATTGTAACAAAATAAAATTTGTTTCCGTTTCATAAACCTTTATTTCTGAAATTTTTGATAATTCTTGATGAAAGTATTTCTTTTCCTCTCTAATCCAATCTTCTGTTTTTCTAATATATTCTTCATCTTCTAACATAGTAAGCCCTGCTAAATTCGCAAAAACATTGACGGACCATGGCTCTTTTTCTTCCTGCATTCGTGAAAACAAATCTGCATTCCAAGTCATTCCATATCCTAAACGAAGTCCTGGAATTGCAAAAAATTTTGTCAAAGCTCTTAGAATAAATACTGATTTTGATTTTAATAAAGCTACTGTTTTTTCTTTCCAGCTCTCCACAAATTCTATAAAAGCTTCATCTACAAAGAGTTGGATTCCTTTTTTTTCAATTACAGTCACAATTTTTTTAAAATCTTCCAAAGGAATAAATTTTCCTGTTGGATTATTCGGATTGCACAATAACACCAAGTCATAATCTTCTTTTTGTATTTCAGAAATTAAGGCTTCCACATTCAAAATAAAATTTTCTTCCTCTTTCAATGGAAAAAGACAAATTTCACTTCCCACTGTTTTCAAAACTCTGGCATACTCTGCAAAACAAGGTCCTACTAACAAAGTTTTTTTAGGGCGTAATGCTCTTATATACAAAAATAAGATTTCTGTTGCTCCATTTCCTACAAGAATATTTTCTCTACTCACTTGATTATAGTTTGCTATCTTCTCTCGCAATTCAATATAATCAATATCCGGATATTGACTAAGGGAAGAAAAATTTTGAATTGCTTTGTCTATAAATTTTTGAGGGACTCCGAGCGGATTGATATTTGAGCTATAATCTAAGACTTCCTTTCCCTCTCGTTGTAAACGATAAATATTACCTCCATGTAAATCCATGATAAAGTCCCCCTAATAGAATAAAAAGAATGCAAGCACAAAAAGAAGTTCCATAAAGCAGTTTCACTCCTCTTCGAACAATCTCAACAGAAAAAGGAAAAAGAGCATCCCCTATTTTTTGTTTTTCATAGGCTTCTCCAAAATAAAAAATTTTTCCTCCAAACTGTACTCCTAGAGCTCCTGCATAAGCAGCCTCAGACTGCCCGGAGTTTGGACTTGCATGCTTATTTCCATCTCTTTGAAAAATTTGATACGATTTTTTTGCAGAAAAACCTAAAATCCCTGCTGCTAGTGGAATAAAAATTCCTCCTGCTAAACGAGCAGGAAGCCAATTGGCAATATCATCCATTTTTGCAGAAAATCGACCGAACAAATTATATTGCTCTGTTTGATAACCGACCATAGAGTCTAAAGTATTGATTGCCTTATAGGTCATCGCAAAAGGTAAGGCTAGAGATACCCCTAAGACATGAAAATGACTCCCGATGAAAGCATAAAACATTGGAGAAATCACTCCATCTACCGTATTTTCTGCTATAGTCTCTAGGGTACTCATACTAATCTGTTGTTCATCCATCTCTTTCGTGTCTCGGCTCACCAAATAAGATAATTCTTTTTTTGCCTTGTCTAAGTCTCCCTCTTCTAGAAGGCGAATCACTTTTTTCCCTTCCATGGCTAAACTTTTTGTTGCTAAGCTGGTATAGAGAAAGAAAATCTCCAAATATTCATTCTTTGCTAGATAAAAGGAAATAATAAATGTGATAGCACAAGTAGCAAACCATAAAAACACTCCAGCATAATACTTATTTGAAAATCGATATAATATTTTTTCTAAACTAGAAATCCACTTCCCTATAAAACGAACTGGATGAGGAAACCAATAAGGATCCCCAAAAACCAAGTCTAAAAAATAGGCAAAGGAATAACGAAAGATAAATATCATTTCTTCTCTTGTCCTTTCTCAAATTCATCCATAATTTTATAAATTCTTGATATATCTAAATGTTTTCTATAAAGCTGTTCCAATTTTTCCCATTGTTCTTCTCGATATTCTTGGTAATCTTGCAAAGAACCTTCTAAATTCTTTTTTTGACGAAATTCTTCTAAAAGTCTATTTAAAAATTCCGTATTATCAAAAATACCATGAAGATAACTTCCCCAAACTCTACCTTTTGCTAAGCTGATAATTCTATCCTCTCCCATCGCATCCTTCATTCGGGACATACTCACTCCTTGATGAATTTCATATCCTTTTACAGAAACACCATTCATAATTTCCAAGCAATCTTTTCCAAATTGAAAACTTCCTTGGTATTGTAGTAAATTTTTATCTTTTTCTAAGATTGTATTCATCTCTAGAAATCCACAGGCTTCTACGCTTCCTGCTTCACTTTCTATCTCATAAGGATCTTCTATTCTGGAGCCTAACATTTGAAATCCACCACAAATTCCAATAATCATCGTGCCCTTTTTTACCTCTTCTCGAAGTTTACGAACGATTCCCTTTTTCTCTATTTCTAAATAATCTTCTATCGTATTCTTAGATCCCGGTAAAATAATAATATCTTCCCCTTCTATTTCTTCCACTTTTGAAATAAAATGCAAATCAACTTCTTCTAATCTTCTTAAAGCATCAAAATCTGTCATATTAGAAAGGTGCCGAAGTTGAACAACTCCAATTCTAATACTAATTTTTTTCGAGTTTTTCTTTTTATATTTTTCACTCAGGCTATCTTCCTCTTCTAAATCAAAATCAGAATAGGGCATGACTCCCAATACAGGTACTCCTGTTAATGTTTCAATCTTTTCTAATCCCGGTTTTAAGACTTCCACATTTCCACGAAATTTATTGATGATAATTCCTTTTATTCGTCTTCTATCTTTTTCTTCCAACAACATAATCGTTCCATAGATAGAAGCAAAAACTCCTCCTTTGTCAATATCTGCTACCAAAAGTACAGGAGCATCGGCGATACGAGCCATACCGAAATTAGAAATATCTTCTTCCAGCATATTGATTTCCGCAGGACTTCCTGCTCCTTCAATTACTGATATATCATAATGTTTCTCTATTCGATGATAAATTTCTTGTAATCTTGGAATAAAATTTTGTTTATACTTATGGTACTCCAGCCCTGTTAAATTTCCAAAAGATTTTCCTTCAATAATTACTTGAATTTTTTTATCATTACTTGGTTTTAATAGGATAGGATTCATCCATGCTTGTGGCTCTAATCCAATGGCTTCCGCCTGTACTGCCTGAGCTCTTCCCATTTCTTTTCCATCTTTTGTCACATAAGAGTTCAATGCCATATTCTGTGATTTAAAAGGACAAACACGATATCCATCCTTTTGAAAAATACGACAGAGAGCTGTTACAGTAGCGCTCTTTCCTACTCCAGATGCTGTTCCTACTACCATAAGACTTCTATGCTTCCTCATGTACTTCTCCTCTTACTTTCAAACATTCCCCTAAGAAAAATAACAATAAAATAAGTAATAACAATACTGCACTCAAAGCTGAACTTTCTAAATATTTTTTATCTACAAGTAAAGAATAATTTACTAAAGATACCACAGGAAAAATATCTCCTAGTTGCATTGTATAGGCTAATGTAAACTCTCCCAAAAAAATAGCAAAACTTTGTAAAAAACTCAATAAAAAAAGAGGTCTTAAAATTGGAAATTGTATTTTCCAAAAATAGGTCCAATGAGAAGTCCCATCCAATAAAGCCATTTCTTGTAAGTCTTTTGGAAAGTTTTTCACGTTCTGATATAAAAAAGAATATGCTAAAGGAATCCCTGTCATGAAATAAGCAAACACTAATAATAGTGTAAATGGAACTTCATATAAGACATAAATATAATAAAGAGTCATTGCAAAAAAAGCTCCAGATATTCCTAAGTTAGAAAAGATAAGTAATTCTATTATTCTACTATAATTTCTAAGTAAAAAATAAACAATCATAACGGTTCCCAGAGCGGCAATTCCTGCTACCAAAAAAGAATTTCCCAAACTTCGCCAAATAGGATATTCTTCTTGAAAAGAGGAACTAAAAATAATTTGATAAGCTCGGAGACTAAATTCCCCTGTAAAATAATTATAAAAAGATGCCACAATGGAAGCCAAAACAATTCCACACTCAAATAGAGCATATAGAGCAGAAAATAGAAAAGTATAATATGGCATTTTCTTAGAATATCCACTTCCTTTTAGCTCATAATCTGGAAGGAGTATTCCTAAAGAATTTACAGAAAGTAACATCAAAAATTGTAATAGTCCATAAATCATAGCTTTCGAAAAATTAAAATCTCCTTGTAAAGTGGAAGCAATTTCGACTTCTAAACTTTGATATTGAATTCCTCCCAAGGATAATAAAATAGCAAAACTTAAAAAACAATAAGTAAAACATAAAATAAAAGCTTTAAATACTTGAGGCATCATAAGAGGTAACTGCCCCTTCCAAAAAATTTTCCAAGAACTTGCCCCATCTAAGATCATAGACTCTTCGATTTCTTTTGGGATTCTTCGTAAAGATTCCCCGATATATTTTACAAAAATAGGAGAATTATAAAATACATGAGCTATTAAAATTGCTTTCATACTATATAAAATAGAAAATTTTTCAATCCAAGGTAAATTAAATACAATGGAAAAAATTCCTATTGTTGATAATACCGGAAAAAAAAAGGGAATAAATAATAAACTTTCCAAAATTTTACTTAATAAATTTTTATGGTACGCTAGATATCTCGCTGGAATAATTGCCACGATAAAGGCCAAACAGCTAGAATAGATACTTTGTTTCCAAGTGAATACAACAGTCCTCCAAAGACTTCTATCCAAACTATTTTGTATCTCTTCCATAACCCAAAAATCTCGGACAAACCAAAACAAAGGTAAAATCCACAAAAGTAAATATATACTGTTGATTATTATTTTTGGGTATTTATATCGTCTCATTTCCCTTTCCCCTATACATAGTAAGATATATTTGTTATTATATCATATCTTATGCTATAATGAAACGAGGAAATCAAATAGGAAAGGAAGCGACAATGTTTTATTTTTTTTATGGAAATCAAAGTCTTTTAGAATTAGAATTAAAAAAAAGGAGAGAAGAATATTCACAAAAAAATTATATCATTCATTCTTTTGATTTCAGTAATCAAGAGGAAGAAATCTTCTTACAAGAACTCTCTATGAACTCTATGTTTGCTGAAACAAAATGTTTCTTAGTAAAACGAGTAGAACATTTTAAAGGGAATCAGCTCTCTAACTTATTAAAAGGAATGAGTCTGTTTGATTTATCTAAAAAAGAAATTTTCTTTTTTTATGCTGAAAAAGAAATTGGAAAAACAGTAGAAAAAGAACTCACAAAACTTGGTACAGAAATAACAATCTTTACCGAAGAAGAACAAGAAAAAAATTTGAAACATTATTTAGAAAAGAAACTCTCTTTATCTTCCTACGATGCAGAAAAATTATTAGAGATGCTTGGAAAAAATTTTCATAAAATCGAACAAGAAAGTAATAAAATTCTCCAATTTTTAGATGGAGAATCATTCTCCTTTGAAAAGGTCTTTCCCATTTTAAGTATCGAAAAAGAATATAATATTTTTAGCATCATCGATCAATTTTTAGAACAAGAAAGCCCTCAAATTTTATTAGAATATCTACAACAAAATAAGAATGATATTTCTGTTATCTTGTATAATTTAGCAGAATCTGTATTTCTCATCGCAAAAATTTCTTCTCTAATAGAGCAGGATCAAATCGATGATAGAGTTTCTTATACGAATTTTAAAACCTCTTTTTCTAAGATTCAACAATATTTTCGTGGAAAAGGAAATCGTATCTTGTATCCTTATCCAGTCTATTTAAAAATAAAAATAGCCAAAAAGCATCCGATATCTTTTTGGCTAAAAAAACTTAATGAAATTTTACTCTGCGAATACCAATTCAAAAGTGGATTTATGGATATTCAAATGAGTGTAGAACAATTTATTCTTGGATTTTACCCATTCTCTTTAAGTATTCCCCAAGATAAATAAACGGAGTATCACAAATAGCCACTAGAAACTTAATCAAATATGTGCCTATAAAAACTTCCCATAAAACCGGTAATGGAAATACTCCATAAAAAGCAACAACGGTAAAAATAAAGCTATCTAAAAGTTGACTTACCATAGTACTGGCATTATTTCGTATCCAGATATACTTTCTATCTTGAAAACGATGTCTCCAAAATTCATAGGCCCAAATGTCATGTTGTTGTGAGATTAAATATGCTAGCAGAGAAGCAATTGCCAATCTTGGCATTAAAGCAAAAACTCCTTTTACTCCATCAAACAATTCTATTCCGGCAGAAGATGGAGTAAAGTGGATAGCAACTTGCATGATGATAGTCATAGCTATCATACTAAAAAATCCTAGATATACTGCTTTTTTTGCCTCTTCTTTTCCATAATTTTCAGCTAAAATATCTGTGACTAGATATCCCCCTGCATACAAAATATTTCCTAGGGTAACTTCCATTCCAAATAATCTTACCAACATCACAACTTGAATGTTTGCTAAAATAGTAGCCACTGGTACCCAAGCAAACAAACCTATTTTTCCAAAGCGATAATAAATTGCCATGATACATAGAAAATTACATAGCAACATAATCGCCCACAAAATTTCATTTTGCATTTCTGTTTTCCTCCAAATTTATTTTCAATGATAGTTATATATTTTACTGATATTTTTTTGGATTGTCAATAAAAAACGATATACAAATGAAGAAGAATAAGGTATGATAGAGAAGAATAAAAAAATAATTGAGGGATGAAACAATGAAAAGAAAAGAGACTGTTCATGAAAATATTTATGACAAATATCAAAAACTACATGAGTCCGGAGAAGAATTAGAAAAACAAGTCAGTAGAAATAAAAGATCTTCTGCCTTACTTATGATTTTATTTATTATTTTGAGCTTGAGTATCGCCAATATGTTTAGTGTTAGTTTAGGCTTACGGAATGATCAATTAGGTCTAGTAAAAAAACATACTCTTATGATTTTTATTGGACTTTTTTTGTGTTTTGTCTTAAGTAAAATTTCTTATAAAACTTTTCAAAAATCTTTTGCGAAAAAAGCCTTATATATCATTCCTCCTCTTATCTTTATAGGAATGATGCTTGCTCCCTCCAGTATTGTACCTGTTAGAAATGGAGCAAGGGCTTGGATTCAACTAGGAGGTTTTGCTATTCAACCGGCGGAGCTTTTTAAAGTTAGTTACATTATTCTATTATCTGGTGTATTAGCCAGAATCGAAGATGAAAATTCTCTGAAAGATTATACTTTAATTGGACTTGTAGGAGGTTTTATTTTTCTTCCTTATGCTGTTTTTATTCATTTTCAAAATGACTTAGGAGCTATTATTCACTATGCTTTAATTACAGGGTATCTTTTCGTTTTGAGTAATGTTTCTATTAAAATCATTCGTCTTTGGAGTCTCATTGGAGGAGTCGCTATCGTATCCGCTTTCTCTCTTATCTATAAATTAGGTGCAGATAATCTTTCCGGATATAAGTTAAAAAGAATTTATAGTTTCTTGGATGGTTTATTTACCGGAAATTATAGCCCGGAATTTGGTTATCAAGTGCGACAAGCCTTGATTGGTTTTGGTAGTGGAGGATTTTTAGGAAAAGGTTTTGCAAATGGAATTCAAAAATATAGTTATGTACCTGAAACAGCAACCGATTTTATCTCCGTTACTTTTGGAGAAGAATTTGGATTGTTAGGAATGTTTATCCTTCTTTCCTTTTATTTGATTCTTTATTGGATTATTTGTACCATCTCCAAAGAATGTCAGGATAGCTTTGGAAAGTATTTATCTGCCGGAATCGGTGCCTATCTTATTATTCAAGTATTCATCAATATTGGAGTAGCTATTGGAATTCTTCCAGTTTTTGGATTAACCCTACCTCTTTTTAGTAATGGTGGAAGTTCTATTTTTGCAATTTTAAGTGCTTTAGGAATTTGTTTAAACATCAATAAAACAAGTCATTTATTTGAAAAAAAGAAAAAGAAATGATATAATAATAAGATATTATAATAAAATTTTAGGAAGGTTTATCTCTATGGAAATGAAAGATATTATTGAAAAAGTAAACTACTATTCTCGTCTGTCTAAAAAACGAGCTTTGACAGCGGAGGAAGAAGCAGATAGAGCAATTTGGAGAAAACGATACTTAGAAAAATTAACCTCTCAAGTTCGAAAACATTTAGACTCTATCCAAATTGTAGATGAAAAAGAACAGAATAAAATACAATAGAATGAAAAAATATGGAGGCAACAAGTTATGGAAATGACGACAGTAAAATCTATTTTTAGAAACAAAGGAACATATATCGACAAGGAAGTAAAACTGGGAGCTTGGGTTCGAAAAATTCGTTCTCAAAAGAATTTTGGTTTCTTAGAAATCAATGATGGATCTTTTTTTTATGGAATCCAAGTAGTTTTTGATACTTCTTTAGAAAATTTTGATGAAATATCAAGACTATCGATTGCATCTTCTGTGATAGTAGAAGGTACTTTAGTAAAATCTGAAGGAGCTGGACAAGAGTTTGAAATCAAAGCAAGCAAAGTAGAAGTATGTCAAAAAGCAGACTTAGATTATCCTTTACAAAATAAACGACATAGTTTTGAATTTTTAAGAACCAAATCTCATTTACGAGCTAGAACGAATACTTTCTCAGCTGTTTTTAGAGTGCGATCTGCAGCAGCCTATGCAATTCATAAATTTTTCCAAGAACAAAACTTTGTCTATGTACACACTCCAATTATTACAAGCTCTGATGCGGAAGGAGCTGGAGAAATGTTCCGTATCACAACTTTGGACTTAAATAATGTCCCTAAAAACGAGGATGGAAGTATCAATTTCCAAAAAGATTTCTTTGGCAAATCCACCAACCTAACGGTAAGTGGACAATTAAATGGGGAAACTTATTGTGCAGCATTCCGAAATATTTATACTTTCGGACCGACTTTCCGTGCTGAGTATTCCAATACAGCAAGACACGCTTCTGAATTCTGGATGATCGAACCGGAAATGGCCTTTGCCGATTTAGAAGTCAATATGGACATTGCAGAAAAAATGGTGAAATATATCATTCGTTATGTGATGGAAACTTGTCCGGAAGAAATGAACTTCTTCAATCAATTCATTGAAAAAGGACTATTTGATAAATTAAACAATGTACTGAACAATGATTTTGGTCGATTAACTTATACGGAAGCGATTGATATTTTAGAAAAATCCGGGAAGAAATTTGAATATCCTGTAAAGTGGGGAATTGACCTACAAAGTGAACATGAAAGATACTTAGCAGAAGAACACTTCAAGAAACCTGTATTCTTAGTGGATTATCCAAAAGATATTAAAGCTTTCTATATGAAACTGAATGAAGATGGAAAAACAGTACGAGCGATGGATTTACTAGCTCCACAAATCGGAGAAATTATCGGTGGATCACAAAGAGAAGATAATCTTGAAATTTTAGAAACTAGAATGAATGAATTGGGAATGGACAAAGAAGATTATTCTTTCTATCTTGATTTAAGAAAATATGGAAGTTTCCCTCATTCAGGATATGGTCTTGGCTTTGAAAGAATGATTATGTATCTAACAGGAATGGCAAATATTCGTGACGTTATTCCTTTCCCAAGAACACCTAACAATATCGAATTCTAGGATACTATCATGTTATTATATTTGTGCATAGGAATGTTTCTGTGTATTCTTTTTTACACTGTGACCTATCCCTATGCCTTCAAATTAAGATGTTGTACAAAGAAGGGCATACTTGGGACTATGTTTCTCGAGATTTTGCTAATTTTTTATTGTATGTAGATTATTACATCACATCACAGGAGCAAGTATGAAACCAAAAATTCAAGAAATTATCATTGTAGAAGGTAGAGATGATATTTCTGCAGTGAAAGCAGCAGTTGATGCTGAAATTATTCAGGTCAACGGTTTTGCAATTCGTAAAAAAGGCAACATTGACAAAATAAAAAAAGCTTATGAAAAGAAAGGAATTATTTTATTAACAGATCCGGATTATGCAGGAAATGAAATTCGTTCTTTTTTACAAAAGCATTTTCCAAAAGCAAAAAACGCTTATATCAGTCGCTCTGAAGGAAAAAAAGGAGATGATATCGGTGTTGAAAATGCCAAACCGGAGGCTATACTGCGAGCTTTAGAACTAGCAAAATGTAATATAGAAAAACAAGAAAATGCTTATTCCATTCAGTTTCTATATGATTTAGAATTAGTAGGTCATCCACGATCTACAAAATATCGAGAAATTTTTACTTCCATTTTAGGTATTGGATATTCCAACGGAAAACAATTACTCTCCAAATTAAACCGCTACGGTTTTTCGGAAGAAGAAATTTTAAAGGCTCATCAAAAAATGAAGGAGGAATATGAAAAATAAAATTCGTGAACTCTTACTACAATATGATTCTATCCTTATAACTGCACATAAAAATCCAGATGGTGACGCAGTAGGAGCCGGATTGGCACTCACTCTTTCTTTATTAGAATTGGGGAAAAAAGTTCGTTTTGTATTGCAAGATAAAATTCCAGATACTACTCTTTTTTTGGAAGGCTCTCATCTCATTGAACAGTATCAAGAAGAAGAAAACTTTCAAAATATAGAGCTCGTTGTATTTCTTGACTGTGCAACAAGAGATCGTGCCGGATGTATGAATCACTTGACCGAAGGAAAAACAACTATCAATATTGATCATCATATGAGTAATCCTCATTATGGGGACTATGCTTTTGTGGAACCGAACATTTCTGCCACTTCGGAAATTTTAACTCAATTATTGCGAGAGTGGAATTTTCCAATGAATGTTGCCATTGCTTCTGCCTTGTATTTAGGGATTGTAAACGATACCGGAAATTTTGAACACGATAATGTCACTGTAAATACCTTAAAAGCTGCTCAATTTTTAGTAGAGCAGGGAGCAAACAATGCTATGATTGTCCGAAATTTTTTAAAGACCAATTCCTATGCAAGTTTAAAATTACTAGGAGAAGCTCTTTTTCATTTTCAATTCTTTGAAGAAAAAAAATTATCTTACTTCTATCTAACAAAGGAAGTAATGAATAAATATGCAGCGAAAAAAGAACATACTGAAGGAATTGTAGAAAAATTACTTTCCTATGAAAAAGCAAGTGTTTCTCTTTTCTTACGAGAAGAAGAAGATGGAAGTATCAAAGGAAGTATGAGAAGTAAAGATAGTATTGACGTCAATCAAATAGCAGCCTACTTTGGTGGTGGTGGTCATGTCAAAGCAGCCGGTTTTTCTTCTCAAGACTGTGCAGATATTATTTTAAATAAAATATTAGAACTATTATAATACAAGGAGGAATTATGGAAAAAGAAACTAGTATTGTATTTTTAAAACCAAAAAGATTCGAAGATTGTGATGACTGCGTCAGATATGTTGCAGAAGATAAAATTGTAAATGTCAATTTAAAAGACTTAAAGGAAAAAGATGCTCGAAGATTATACGATTATGTTCATGGAGCTGTCTATGTAAAACAAGCAAAACTAATCGATATTGGAGAAAATATTTTCTGCTGTGTTCCAAAAAATATAAATTCAGAAGTAAAATATAATCAAGGGAATACCTCCAAATCAAATGAAGAAGAAGAGATTATCCCTTTCGCAAAATAATCATGAAATACTACATAAAGAGAAACAGCCGTTTATTACTAAACGGCTGTTTCTGTTTGAATAAGGTATATGATTATGACTATCTAACTTTGGTATACACATACAATTCATGAATTTCTTTATCGTATCCTTCATAAAAACCAACTGGCATTCCTCTGTCTACTCGAGTTCCTCTATTTGCTAATACTAATAGATCTGAATTTGTCGGATCAATTGATAATCCTTCAATTTCTCCTGCTCGTTTAAAATCAGACATTTCTCTAAATAAACTTACATAGCTAGCTGTTTGTTTTTTATCAGAGATATCAGCGACATAAATATTATCACTTTCATGGAAATCTGCATCTCCATCATCAGCAGAAATTAGCATTTTTCCATCGATGCAATAAATTCCTTGTGTATATTGTGGATCTGGACGAAGATGAACTTTTCTTTCATATTTTTTTGTTGCTAAATCATAACAATATAAATATCTTCCCTTTGTCCAATCTGCCATCCAAACTGTATTATTATCTCTATCTACAGCTAAACCGCATACTTCAACTTGTCCAGATTCTGCATCCCACGGAATAGAATATTTGTATTCCAAAGTGGCTGCATCATAAACAGCCACTTGAATATTCTTACTTGTTCCAAACTCAAAAATTTCAATTCCAGTATAAATTTCACCATTCCATACATCAATATCACCAAAGTGATTTGCTTCCTTTTCCAATTTTGTGAAAGGGTTTGTATTTTTTTGAACTAAGTTTCCAGACTTATCATATTTATACAAAGCAGTACTGCTGGAAATATAATAATAGTCTTTATCTACTGCAATTCCTTGGCGTCCTTCTACTTCAATAACCTTAGAAAGTTTATATTCAGTTCCTAGACTAGGAGCAGCGAAGGTAAATTGAGAAATCAATAGTACAAATAAAATACTTAGAATTTTTTTCATAAATCCTCCCATCTTATCTTTTTTCTTCTGAAAAATCCAAGCTTGCTAATCTCTTATATTGTCTCCATCTTCGTTGAGAATCCCATTGGTTCTTATCGAATAAAGCTTTCGCTTCGTTTGGATTTGTTTTCATAAGAGTTAAATATCTCGTTTC encodes:
- a CDS encoding cobyric acid synthase, which codes for MRKHRSLMVVGTASGVGKSATVTALCRIFQKDGYRVCPFKSQNMALNSYVTKDGKEMGRAQAVQAEAIGLEPQAWMNPILLKPSNDKKIQVIIEGKSFGNLTGLEYHKYKQNFIPRLQEIYHRIEKHYDISVIEGAGSPAEINMLEEDISNFGMARIADAPVLLVADIDKGGVFASIYGTIMLLEEKDRRRIKGIIINKFRGNVEVLKPGLEKIETLTGVPVLGVMPYSDFDLEEEDSLSEKYKKKNSKKISIRIGVVQLRHLSNMTDFDALRRLEEVDLHFISKVEEIEGEDIIILPGSKNTIEDYLEIEKKGIVRKLREEVKKGTMIIGICGGFQMLGSRIEDPYEIESEAGSVEACGFLEMNTILEKDKNLLQYQGSFQFGKDCLEIMNGVSVKGYEIHQGVSMSRMKDAMGEDRIISLAKGRVWGSYLHGIFDNTEFLNRLLEEFRQKKNLEGSLQDYQEYREEQWEKLEQLYRKHLDISRIYKIMDEFEKGQEKK
- a CDS encoding ABC transporter permease; this translates as MRRYKYPKIIINSIYLLLWILPLFWFVRDFWVMEEIQNSLDRSLWRTVVFTWKQSIYSSCLAFIVAIIPARYLAYHKNLLSKILESLLFIPFFFPVLSTIGIFSIVFNLPWIEKFSILYSMKAILIAHVFYNSPIFVKYIGESLRRIPKEIEESMILDGASSWKIFWKGQLPLMMPQVFKAFILCFTYCFLSFAILLSLGGIQYQSLEVEIASTLQGDFNFSKAMIYGLLQFLMLLSVNSLGILLPDYELKGSGYSKKMPYYTFLFSALYALFECGIVLASIVASFYNYFTGEFSLRAYQIIFSSSFQEEYPIWRSLGNSFLVAGIAALGTVMIVYFLLRNYSRIIELLIFSNLGISGAFFAMTLYYIYVLYEVPFTLLLVFAYFMTGIPLAYSFLYQNVKNFPKDLQEMALLDGTSHWTYFWKIQFPILRPLFLLSFLQSFAIFLGEFTLAYTMQLGDIFPVVSLVNYSLLVDKKYLESSALSAVLLLLILLLFFLGECLKVRGEVHEEA
- the cbiB gene encoding adenosylcobinamide-phosphate synthase CbiB yields the protein MIFIFRYSFAYFLDLVFGDPYWFPHPVRFIGKWISSLEKILYRFSNKYYAGVFLWFATCAITFIISFYLAKNEYLEIFFLYTSLATKSLAMEGKKVIRLLEEGDLDKAKKELSYLVSRDTKEMDEQQISMSTLETIAENTVDGVISPMFYAFIGSHFHVLGVSLALPFAMTYKAINTLDSMVGYQTEQYNLFGRFSAKMDDIANWLPARLAGGIFIPLAAGILGFSAKKSYQIFQRDGNKHASPNSGQSEAAYAGALGVQFGGKIFYFGEAYEKQKIGDALFPFSVEIVRRGVKLLYGTSFCACILFILLGGLYHGFTWR
- a CDS encoding FtsW/RodA/SpoVE family cell cycle protein, whose amino-acid sequence is MKRKETVHENIYDKYQKLHESGEELEKQVSRNKRSSALLMILFIILSLSIANMFSVSLGLRNDQLGLVKKHTLMIFIGLFLCFVLSKISYKTFQKSFAKKALYIIPPLIFIGMMLAPSSIVPVRNGARAWIQLGGFAIQPAELFKVSYIILLSGVLARIEDENSLKDYTLIGLVGGFIFLPYAVFIHFQNDLGAIIHYALITGYLFVLSNVSIKIIRLWSLIGGVAIVSAFSLIYKLGADNLSGYKLKRIYSFLDGLFTGNYSPEFGYQVRQALIGFGSGGFLGKGFANGIQKYSYVPETATDFISVTFGEEFGLLGMFILLSFYLILYWIICTISKECQDSFGKYLSAGIGAYLIIQVFINIGVAIGILPVFGLTLPLFSNGGSSIFAILSALGICLNINKTSHLFEKKKKK
- a CDS encoding queuosine precursor transporter, whose product is MQNEILWAIMLLCNFLCIMAIYYRFGKIGLFAWVPVATILANIQVVMLVRLFGMEVTLGNILYAGGYLVTDILAENYGKEEAKKAVYLGFFSMIAMTIIMQVAIHFTPSSAGIELFDGVKGVFALMPRLAIASLLAYLISQQHDIWAYEFWRHRFQDRKYIWIRNNASTMVSQLLDSFIFTVVAFYGVFPLPVLWEVFIGTYLIKFLVAICDTPFIYLGEYLKRMGKIQE
- a CDS encoding DNA polymerase III subunit delta; translation: MFYFFYGNQSLLELELKKRREEYSQKNYIIHSFDFSNQEEEIFLQELSMNSMFAETKCFLVKRVEHFKGNQLSNLLKGMSLFDLSKKEIFFFYAEKEIGKTVEKELTKLGTEITIFTEEEQEKNLKHYLEKKLSLSSYDAEKLLEMLGKNFHKIEQESNKILQFLDGESFSFEKVFPILSIEKEYNIFSIIDQFLEQESPQILLEYLQQNKNDISVILYNLAESVFLIAKISSLIEQDQIDDRVSYTNFKTSFSKIQQYFRGKGNRILYPYPVYLKIKIAKKHPISFWLKKLNEILLCEYQFKSGFMDIQMSVEQFILGFYPFSLSIPQDK
- a CDS encoding pyridoxal phosphate-dependent aminotransferase, whose translation is MDLHGGNIYRLQREGKEVLDYSSNINPLGVPQKFIDKAIQNFSSLSQYPDIDYIELREKIANYNQVSRENILVGNGATEILFLYIRALRPKKTLLVGPCFAEYARVLKTVGSEICLFPLKEEENFILNVEALISEIQKEDYDLVLLCNPNNPTGKFIPLEDFKKIVTVIEKKGIQLFVDEAFIEFVESWKEKTVALLKSKSVFILRALTKFFAIPGLRLGYGMTWNADLFSRMQEEKEPWSVNVFANLAGLTMLEDEEYIRKTEDWIREEKKYFHQELSKISEIKVYETETNFILLQLLSKEAREFQAAMIEKGILVRDASNFPFLNEYYIRLAVKDRISNNRVLKAIQEVLKKGEEV